The Podospora pseudocomata strain CBS 415.72m chromosome 3, whole genome shotgun sequence genome window below encodes:
- a CDS encoding hypothetical protein (EggNog:ENOG503PF52) yields MANIPNNFATPEYPDLRPDVPPRGSSTARNIFDKTKKKVSNLARKDRPTEKLKQKNDPDILNKLSRERQDQLPVELLNEIDVDRLAHLHSHILKRVSESRICQIPEDRVRYIANHHPHRLAVVLTKAPGLMGYLNNKEVGILSELDAPTFLKLPDVVKERLSQACPEYYQRMMSQPQHALPHQPAPNTHSGDPHARAQQPVRSASVQPSPSDAPVLPPVNFTTGPRMDAIQDAYSPVNATLQAPFSGSHPEHVIQFPPPSTTIGPRTYSLPHNTYHSQFSRYPLSSSSPPPSSSSPNNGLPVSQTSFGTPAATLVTPSISLGLSRSSSPTGYFKPNPQSYSGLQGPLNQNGNRPTLQDSAGPPPAVPPKSIAHHSFEMALPNTQAQGELSLPIQNPDPQSFRARQQSQIQGEPADQLTKDERIRDLEAQVEAWKIEKTTLTQKVASLTESLESERERLESERKNTGTLHQNIGSLKNEKGRLENEKKLVEDEKQRVEHERDVLEREQIKLEGGIKKYLAAKKWKGLEQQKTAFDMIIDYCNEQLASVADWEDYDKKQTARVEDIKLENERLVQSLKDQDELIAERNKWWGEFEALDNRLKQLNPEHERRLQEEKDRHQLQLQEERNRHQHRFNAEMGKLNTEIEALKRKLDSHKADQLAATEKVRTTLQAEIDTLRQEKNRMQTQYQSYKDAHDQKLQRLTEEHEVALSQQKIDHEQKMQAFHAQCQDLINQVGIQWELNKQQAVKDLENKVRLLESSLVDNSDDYRPATDDHLQVDFDQLNLDISKITHNLPAVDFFQVNQLDSGGFLEREGRDQLRFLLQGIFWEHMMYGFFSAPFGLGALGPQQGKQRLLEVWIAYRKLLGTEKSEVRLPIGEYDMATIEEDYVNFLRNDKETNKWRSSTFQAVMAALLPKKDKAHSPMSDYLSSPFFQNRNNVRENILTELRRICVGGIPQAIEQTVEKMVFKASELALQFGMQRSELGLMFPRRNTLVLLGQDFVLCYDNDAEHGMQKPVFLSVSPMCYKTGDGRKDTTTTKVISPGQIYPHAQ; encoded by the exons ATGGCGAACATACCCAACAACTTCGCGACGCCGGAATATCCGGATTTACGGCCTGATGTTCCTCCTCGCGGATCGTCTACTGCTCGAAACATCTTTGACAAAACCAAGAAAAAGGTCTCCAACCTTGCAAGGAAAGACAGGCCAACAGAGAAGCTCAAGCAAAAGAACGATCCAGATATCCTCAACAAACTATCACGAGAGCGCCAGGACCAGTTGCCTGTTGAATTGCTGAACGAAATTGACGTCGACAGGCTTGCTCATCTCCACTCACACATTCTCAAGAGAGTTTCGGAAAGCAGGATATGTCAAATCCCTGAAGATCGGGTTCGGTATATagccaaccaccatccgcaCAGACTGGCTGTCGTCTTGACAAAAGCACCTGGGCTTATGGGCTatctcaacaacaaggagGTCGGAATATTATCAGAGCTCGATGCACCTACATTTCTGAAACTGCCCGATGTGGTCAAGGAACGGCTCTCCCAAGCATGTCCAGAGTACTACCAACGGATGATGTCCCAACCCCAGCATGCTCTTCCACACCAGCCAGCACCAAACACACATTCTGGTGATCCTCATGCTCGCGCTCAGCAACCTGTGCGGTCCGCGTCGGTTCAGCCATCACCTTCTGACGCCCCGGTTCTTCCTCCTGTAAATTTTACCACAGGTCCTCGAATGGATGCGATTCAGGACGCCTATTCACCGGTGAATGCCACTCTTCAAGCGCCGTTCAGCGGTTCCCACCCCGAACATGTAATACAATtcccgccaccatcaaccacgaTCGGTCCCCGCACCTATTCACTTCCACACAACACCTACCACTCACAATTTTCACGATATCCCCTGTCTTCTTCCagccctcccccttcctctaGCTCCCCTAATAACGGACTGCCTGTCAGTCAGACGTCTTTCGGTACGCCCGCTGCAACTCTCGTCACTCCTTCAATATCCTTGGGGCTCTCGAGGTCCTCCAGTCCAACGGGATACTTCAAGCCAAACCCTCAGTCTTATTCAGGTCTCCAAGGTCCCTTGAACCAAAATGGCAACAGACCTACACTACAAGATTCTGCAGGACCACCCCCAGCCGTCCCACCTAAAAGCATCGCCCATCACAGCTTTGAGATGGCCCTTCCAAACACCCAGGCTCAAGGAGAACTGAGCTTGCCTATCCAAAACCCAGACCCTCAGAGCTTCCGGGCACGCCAACAATCCCAAATCCAAGGAGAGCCTGCTGATCAACTTACCAAGGATGAGAGAATCCGCGACCTGGAGGCTCAGGTCGAGGCCTGGAAGATTGAGAAAACCACCTTGACCCAGAAGGTAGCAAGCTTGACGGAGAGTTTGGAAAGCGAAAGAGAACGTTTGGAGAGCGAAAGGAAGAACACAGGTACTCTCCACCAGAACATCGGTTCCCTGAAAAACGAGAAGGGGCGACTGGAAaatgagaagaagctggtcgaggacgagaaaCAGCGAGTGGAACACGAGAGGGACGTGCTTGAGAGGGAACAGATCAAGTTGGAAGGAGGGATCAAGAAATACTTGGCTGCTAAGAAGTGGAAAGGCCTGGAGCAACAAAAGACCGCTTTTGACATGATCATTGACTACTGTAACGAACAGCTCGCCTCAGTGGCAGATTGGGAGGACTATGACAAAAAGCAAACGGCACGGGTGGAGGATATCAAGTTGGAGAATGAACGCTTGGTGCAGAGTTTGAAGGACCAAGACGAGCTCATTGCAGAACGCAACAAATGGTGGGGGGAATTTGAGGCCTTGGACAACCGTCTCAAGCAACTAAACCCGGAGCACGAACGAAGACTTcaggaagagaaagacagacaccagctccagctccaggaggagaggaaccGGCATCAGCACAGGTTTAATGCGGAGATGGGCAAGCTCAATACGGAAATAGAGGCCTTGAAAAGGAAACTCGACAGTCATAAGGCCGATCAACTTGCTGCGACGGAGAAGGTCCGAACAACGCTTCAAGCCGAGATCGACACACTGCGACAGGAGAAGAACAGAATGCAGACACAGTACCAATCGTACAAGGATGCACACGACCAAAAACTCCAGAGGCTGACGGAGGAGCATGAGGTGGCTTTGAGCCAGCAAAAGATCGATCACGAACAGAAGATGCAAGCATTCCACGCTCAATGTCaagacctcatcaaccaagtCGGTATACAGTGGGAactcaacaaacaacaagcTGTCAAGGATCTCGAGAACAAGGTCCGCTTGCTGGAGAGCAGCCTGGTCGACAACTCGGACGACTATCGGCCGGCAACTGATGATCACCTTCAAGTCGACTTTGACCAGCTCAATCTCGACATCAGCAAAATAACGCATAACTTGCCTGCGGTTGACTTTTTCCAGGTCAACCAGCTAGACTCTGGCgggtttttggagagggaagggagggatcAGCTGAGGTTCCTGTTGCAGGGCATCTTCTGGGAGCACATGATGTATGGCTTCTTTTCTGCTCCTTTCGGGCTCGGTGCCTTGGGTCCCCAGCAGGGGAAGCAGAGGCTTCTTGAAGTTTGGATCGCCTACCGCAAATTACTTGGGACGGAGAAGTCTGAGG TTCGCTTGCCCATTGGGGAGTATGACATGGCAACGATTGAAGAAGACTACGTCAATTTCCTCCGGAATGACAAGGAGACCAACAAATGGAGATCGTCCACCTTCCAGGCCGTCATGGCGGCCTTGCTACCGAAGAAGGACAAAGCTCACTCGCCTATGTCCGACTACCTGAGCTCGCCATTCTTCCAGAACCGCAACAATGTCCGCGAAAATATACTAACAGAACTTCGCCGCATATGCGTTGGTGGAATCCCGCAAGCCATCGAACAGACggttgagaagatggtgttCAAGGCCAGCGAACTTGCTCTCCAATTCGGGATGCAACGGTCAGAACTTGGCCTTATGTTTCCTCGAAGGAACACCTTGGTTCTGCTAGGTCAAGATTTTGTGCTTTGCTATGACAATGATGCCGAGCATGGGATGCAGAAGCCCGTGTTCCTCAGCGTATCTCCGATGTGCTACAAGACaggtgatgggaggaaggatACCACAACTACGAAGGTGATCTCGCCTGGACAGATATATCCACACGCCCAGTAG
- a CDS encoding hypothetical protein (COG:O; EggNog:ENOG503NW64), with protein MASSTPPPPTAKPPPPPPLQSGSTSEAFGQFTFTGLPPGLFSNKHTAPQRTSSPAAQSTNDAPASTTSPSSYKLSASAYGSQKNPRPPASAPPSQWQPPGPASFSSPMPPLTAPSFGGQVNVKTQGGQGQRSVQLQFEGQRTPDVMPKPPPPAQPAAVPTGETRLQIALDYGTTYTGVAYLPVSANNLKHRGLEEFTEDIKVITAWPPKEEQEKVPSQLSYSVTPKGCAQYGYDIDDNSLVLKKTKIQLEAMGTRLDELRTLSELLKELRDLDLSEEEVIENGIPEHLAKEPEEIVKDYLNEVAEKTEKIITTELGRHVLSNVAIDLAVTHPAIWSDRALNSTYRAVRAAFNHDLFPKLENISFVSEPVACAHFTLREAWKNNRVRFRKVRARSLWLPWPVLNLTNKAKQNDCFIVVDAGGGTVDLACYKVVDIDYEKKEMKLDQVGNPLGATCGSTCVDDDFEAFAAYQLGDKAWQQLTTEGVKHAAGGHTIMRPTLRGIQEKFQVIKHSYDGKESGLTAPIYLPKSFRISEEMKGVSNGALSITPADLKKMFDRSVNKTVYLIQQAVTQIKLGEELPVKTVFLSGGFAQNKYLIQRVKEFCTKQKIELEEGNGSWAAVARGAIIKSLGVYTEKPKHVISCPRYYGIKVRRPFASYENHARSDIDVDAQGIKWATDQIRWFIQKGDAILPNKPTVARYELHFSMNASEFPGTQLQNKRGGRGVPQQPAAVFRDVVFLSSSRDKAPTAMSMVKEESEQMYTLKVNLTDVPQAHIVPVETGNKQQGRQLQFHVVVEIQVFDEVTVSIKSGETTLVSRKIALE; from the exons ATGGCTTCctcgacaccaccccctcctacCGCTaaaccgccgccacctccccccttacAATCAGGCTCAACATCTGAAGCATTTGGGCAATTCACGTTCACGGGGTTACCTCCTGGACTGTTCTCAAACAAGCACACAGCTCCGCAACGAACGTCCTCTCCCGCTGCCCAGAGCACGAACGATGCCCCGGCGTCGACTACATCCCCGTCTTCATACAAGCTCTCGGCATCAGCATATGGCTCTCAAAAAAATCCCCGTCCCCCAGCTTCAGCTCCGCCATCCCAATGGCAACCCCCGGGCCCGGCAAGCTTCAGTAGCCCTATGCCGCCTCTGACAGCCCCATCATTTGGAGGTCAGGTCAATGTGAAAACCCAGGGTGGCCAGGGACAGCGATCAGTCCAACTGCAATTTGAAGGCCAACGAACGCCCGATGTCAtgccaaaacctcctccaccagcacagCCGGCCGCTGTACCAACAGGAGAAACACGTCTGCAGATTGCTCTTGACTATGGCACCACCTACACCG GTGTTGCTTATTTGCCCGTATCTGCCAACAACTTGAAACATCGCGGGTTGGAGGAATTCACAGAAGACATCAAAGTAATCACAGCTTGGCCACCAAAGGAAGAGCAGGAAAAAGTCCCATCCCAACTGTCCTACTCCGTCACGCCTAAAGGCTGTGCACAGTATGGCTACGACATTGACGATAACTCcctggtgttgaagaagacaAAGATTCAGCTCGAGGCAATGGGCACTCGCCTCGATGAGCTGCGGACCCTGAGCGAGTTGCTCAAGGAACTTCGCGATCTGGACctcagcgaggaggaagtgaTCGAGAACGGCATTCCGGAGCATCTTGCCAAAGAACCCGAGGAGATTGTCAAGGACTACTTAAATGAGGTTGCAGAGAAGACAGAaaagatcatcaccactgAGCTTGGCAGGCATGTGCTGTCAAATGTTGCCATAGACTTGGCTGTCACTCATCCAGCA ATTTGGTCAGACCGAGCCCTCAACTCTACGTACCGTGCCGTTCGGGCAGCCTTTAATCATGACCTCTTCCCCAAGCTGGAGAACATTTCATTTGTCTCCGAGCCGGTTGCCTGTGCTCACTTTACGCTTCGTGAGGCATGGAAGAACAACCGGGTGCGGTTCAGAAAGGTACGAGCCCGCAGTTTATGGCTACCTTGGCCGGTGTTGAACTTGACTAATAAGGCAAAACAGAATGATTGTTTCATTGTGGTCGATGCTGGCGGTGGGACCGTT GATCTTGCTTGTTACAAAGTTGTGGACATTGACtacgagaagaaggagatgaagCTGGACCAAGTCGGAAATCCTTTGG GCGCTACTTGTGGGTCGACTTGCGTCGACGATGACTTCGAGGCTTTCGCAGCGTACCAGTTAGGGGACAAGGCCTGGCAGCAGCTCACCACGGAAGGTGTCAAGCATGCTGCTGGAGGGCACACTATCATGAGGCCTACACTTCGCGGCATACAAGAGAAGTTCCAGGTCATCAAGCACAGTTACGACGGAAAGGAGAGCGGATTAACAGCTCCTATCTATTTGCCCAAGAGCTTCCGCATCTCTGAGGAAATGAAAGGTGTCTCGAACGGAGCGCTGAGTATAACACC GGCCGACCTGAAAAAGATGTTTGACCGATCGGTCAACAAGACTGTCTATCTTATTCAGCAAGCTGTAACTCAAATCAAGCTGGGAGAAGAGCTTCCGGTCAAG ACCGTCTTCCTTTCTGGCGGGTTTGCGCAGAACAAATACCTGATCCAAAGGGTCAAGGAGTTTTGCACCAAGCAAAAGATTGAGCTTGAAGAAGGAAACGGCTCGTGGGCTGCCGTCGCCAGAggtgccatcatcaagtcTCTGGGTGTCTACACTGAGAAGCCCAAGCATGTTATAAGCTGCCCACGATATTACGGCATCAAGGTGCGCAGGCCATTCGCTTCGTACGAGAACCACGCCCGCAGCGACATCGATGTCGATGCCCAGGGCATCAAATGGGCAACGGACCAAATCCGTTGGTTTATCCAGAAAGGCGACGCGATTctccccaacaaacccacaGTGGCAAGATACGAATTACACTTCTCGATGAACGCAAGCGAATTCCCTGGCACACAGTTGCAGAACAAACGAGGTGGGCGCGGAGTCCCACAACAGCCGGCGGCCGTCTTTCGGGATGTTGTATTTTTGTCCTCGTCAAGAGACAAGGCACCGACAGCGATGAGCATGGTCAAAGAGG AGTCCGAACAGATGTATACATTGAAGGTCAATTTGACCGATGTTCCGCAGGCACATATTGTTCCCGTGGAGACGGGAAATAAGCAACAAGGGAGGCAGTTGCAGTTCCATGTCGTGGTTGAGATTCAGGTGTTTGACGAGGTGACTGTAAGCATCAAGAGTGGGGAGACTACATTGGTGTCGAGGAAGATAGCCTTGGAATAG